The following proteins are encoded in a genomic region of Methylococcales bacterium:
- the rlmB gene encoding 23S rRNA (guanosine(2251)-2'-O)-methyltransferase RlmB, producing the protein MKLNKLFGIHAVQAALDYSPDKIIQVWVDRERQDKRLGALLEQLGQHNIVIETSNRKKLDGFADGKSHQGIVANVQLPALKTEAQLKDDVRVLDGLPFFLVLDQIQDPHNLGACLRSADAAGVNGIIITKDNASGITSTVCKVASGAAETIPVYQVTNLARCLRWLKTENIWIVGSTGEATETIFEANLNISLALVMGTEGSGMRRLTQEHCDLLVKIPMVGHVESLNVSVAAGIMIYEVLRQRGINA; encoded by the coding sequence ATGAAATTAAATAAACTTTTTGGTATTCATGCGGTACAAGCTGCATTAGATTATTCACCCGATAAAATCATTCAGGTTTGGGTCGATAGAGAACGTCAAGATAAACGTCTCGGAGCATTACTAGAGCAGCTTGGACAGCATAATATTGTCATAGAAACCAGCAACCGTAAAAAGTTAGATGGCTTTGCAGACGGTAAAAGCCATCAAGGCATTGTTGCTAATGTTCAGCTCCCCGCTTTGAAAACGGAGGCCCAATTAAAAGATGATGTTAGAGTGCTTGATGGACTGCCTTTTTTCTTAGTTTTAGATCAAATTCAAGATCCTCATAATTTAGGGGCTTGTCTTCGTAGTGCGGATGCTGCGGGAGTCAATGGCATCATTATAACGAAAGATAATGCCAGTGGAATTACTTCAACGGTCTGTAAAGTCGCTTCAGGGGCTGCAGAAACCATCCCCGTCTATCAAGTGACCAATCTTGCGCGTTGTTTACGCTGGTTAAAAACTGAAAATATATGGATTGTCGGTTCAACAGGCGAGGCGACAGAGACAATTTTTGAGGCTAATTTAAATATTTCTCTTGCTTTAGTGATGGGAACAGAAGGCTCTGGGATGCGTCGTTTAACTCAAGAACATTGTGATTTATTAGTAAAAATTCCTATGGTTGGGCATGTTGAAAGCCTTAATGTATCCGTTGCCGCAGGAATTATGATTTATGAGGTCTTAAGGCAGCGAGGCATTAACGCATGA
- the rnr gene encoding ribonuclease R — translation MTINETINFKTKTDPYAQRESEKYESPIPSRELILELLEQTGKPLGRKQIAEKFGLESADNREALRRRLRAMERDGQLLFNRRQKYCQVNNQDLIAGRVLGHPDGFGFLKPDDGSTDLFLSAREMSALMHNDRVLVHVSNMDRKGRREAAVVDVLERNTHQIVGRFLKEKGFYFVSADNKKICQDILIPKEGRAKAKKGQIVVVEILQQPTQRHQPIGKIIEILGKHMAPGMEIEVAIRSHDLPYQWPEKLQQEIKPLKNNVPDKAKEGRVDLRETPLVTIDGEDARDFDDAVYCKKTPKGWKLLVAIADVSHYVQVGTAVDNEAKNRSTSVYFPEQVIPMLPEVLSNGLCSLNPDVDRLCMVCELYINEEGQVVRSRFFEAVMRSHARMTYTDVAKLLVEGNKKLAKKYADLLPDLQQLYALYQAMRVAREQRGTMDFDTQESRIVFGENRKIENIIPIERNDAHKLIEEFMISANRAAARFLIRKKMPRLLRIHEAPSTEKLLTLKTFLGEMGLHLNGEDKPTPLDFMELLTSVQGRVDSHLIQTVLLRSMSQAVYSPETKGHFGLALEAYTHFTSPIRRYPDLLVHRAIRHCINQQSPENFSYSFPEMSILGEHCSANERRADEATRDVNSWLKCEYMMDKIGDEFSGIISAVTGFGFFVELTKVYVEGLVHITNLPQDFFHFDPTSHQLKGERTGIRYRLGDTVQIKVVRVNLDEKKIDFELIQKAKKTTRRKKHKKKYAKNEIK, via the coding sequence ATGACCATAAACGAAACCATAAATTTTAAAACAAAAACGGATCCCTATGCTCAGCGTGAATCTGAAAAATATGAATCCCCTATTCCGAGTCGTGAATTAATTTTAGAGTTACTTGAACAGACAGGGAAGCCTTTAGGGCGGAAACAAATTGCTGAAAAATTTGGCCTAGAATCGGCGGATAATCGAGAAGCATTACGTCGCCGTTTGCGAGCGATGGAGCGTGATGGGCAGTTGCTTTTTAATCGTCGACAGAAATATTGTCAGGTTAATAATCAAGATTTAATTGCAGGTCGGGTTTTAGGTCACCCCGATGGGTTCGGTTTTTTAAAGCCCGATGATGGCTCGACGGATTTGTTTTTATCCGCGCGTGAGATGAGTGCATTGATGCATAATGATCGGGTGTTAGTTCATGTCTCTAATATGGATCGAAAGGGTCGTCGAGAAGCGGCTGTTGTTGATGTTTTAGAGCGCAATACGCACCAAATAGTTGGACGATTTTTAAAAGAAAAAGGCTTTTATTTTGTTAGTGCCGATAATAAAAAGATTTGCCAAGATATATTGATCCCTAAAGAGGGGCGTGCAAAAGCAAAAAAAGGGCAAATAGTGGTGGTTGAAATTCTTCAACAACCCACACAACGCCATCAACCCATAGGCAAAATTATTGAAATTTTGGGTAAACACATGGCCCCTGGGATGGAGATTGAGGTGGCTATTCGTTCACACGACTTACCTTATCAATGGCCTGAAAAATTACAACAAGAAATAAAACCCCTAAAAAATAATGTGCCTGACAAGGCGAAAGAAGGACGCGTCGATTTACGTGAAACACCGTTGGTTACGATAGATGGTGAAGATGCACGTGATTTTGATGATGCGGTTTATTGCAAAAAAACCCCCAAAGGCTGGAAGCTATTAGTGGCTATTGCCGATGTATCCCATTATGTTCAAGTAGGGACCGCAGTGGATAATGAGGCAAAAAACAGAAGTACCTCGGTTTACTTCCCAGAGCAAGTCATTCCGATGCTACCTGAAGTTTTATCGAATGGGTTATGCTCATTAAACCCTGATGTCGATAGATTATGCATGGTCTGCGAGCTTTATATTAATGAAGAAGGTCAGGTTGTTCGTTCACGATTTTTTGAAGCGGTTATGCGCTCACATGCCCGCATGACGTATACGGATGTTGCTAAATTGCTGGTTGAAGGCAATAAAAAACTCGCTAAAAAGTACGCCGACTTACTCCCTGATTTACAGCAACTCTATGCGTTATATCAAGCCATGCGAGTGGCGCGTGAACAACGGGGAACAATGGATTTTGATACCCAAGAAAGCCGCATTGTTTTTGGTGAAAATCGTAAAATAGAAAATATTATTCCCATCGAACGTAATGATGCGCATAAATTAATTGAAGAATTTATGATTAGTGCGAACCGAGCGGCGGCACGGTTTCTAATTCGTAAAAAAATGCCGCGATTATTAAGGATTCATGAAGCGCCCAGCACTGAAAAACTACTGACCTTAAAAACCTTTTTAGGGGAAATGGGATTGCATCTAAATGGCGAGGATAAGCCGACACCTTTAGATTTTATGGAATTACTCACATCGGTTCAAGGCCGTGTGGATTCGCATTTAATTCAAACCGTTTTATTACGCTCTATGTCCCAAGCCGTATACAGTCCTGAAACCAAAGGACATTTTGGATTGGCTTTAGAGGCGTATACCCATTTTACCTCACCGATACGCCGTTATCCTGATTTACTGGTTCATCGTGCGATTCGACATTGTATTAATCAACAAAGCCCTGAGAACTTTAGTTATAGCTTTCCTGAAATGTCAATACTTGGCGAGCATTGTTCTGCAAATGAGCGTCGAGCCGATGAAGCCACTCGTGATGTCAATAGTTGGCTTAAATGTGAATACATGATGGACAAAATTGGCGATGAGTTTTCAGGGATTATTTCAGCGGTGACAGGCTTTGGTTTTTTTGTTGAATTAACGAAAGTTTATGTTGAAGGGTTGGTGCATATTACGAATTTACCCCAAGACTTTTTTCATTTTGACCCAACGTCTCATCAATTAAAAGGCGAGCGTACTGGAATTCGTTATCGTTTAGGGGATACCGTACAAATTAAGGTAGTTCGCGTTAATTTAGATGAAAAGAAAATTGATTTTGAATTGATTCAAAAAGCTAAAAAAACAACCCGTCGTAAAAAACATAAGAAAAAGTACGCTAAAAATGAAATTAAATAA
- a CDS encoding DUF6399 domain-containing protein — protein sequence MILVLMDLRSGYLLLEDISDDRCYDTWYKKVSPRLESLGIEVNHAISDRAKALIKMAVTGFKCESGADIFHAQQDMSRWLGAKIGRRAARAEKQRQAAQTAESTVSKTATMQKIIGLKTTRITAEKELEEAKKIQTDYHENLQGIADEVHPFSLNDSRRNDAEQVEKLLELRARAFEKIAEKQGINDHKGVMKKFRNQIKPLAVSISFWWLWVRETLQNLGLDADTEYWLTTTLLPVVYWHQKMEQTKSRRSKENYRKAWETASDKLKSDPFSAKLSISEMQRWLTLAEHMARQFQRSSSAVEGRNGCLSQMYRNGRGLNKKRLNALTVIHNYGIKREDGTTAAMRLFDTEFPDLFSWLLNEMGELPLPRNSRKRVFSNPLKLLDVPS from the coding sequence ATGATTTTAGTTTTAATGGACTTACGTTCTGGCTATCTTTTGTTGGAAGATATTAGCGATGATAGGTGCTACGATACTTGGTATAAAAAGGTTTCGCCACGATTAGAATCATTAGGCATTGAGGTTAATCATGCGATTAGTGATCGCGCTAAGGCGTTGATAAAAATGGCAGTGACGGGGTTTAAGTGCGAATCGGGGGCAGATATTTTTCATGCTCAACAAGATATGAGTCGCTGGTTAGGCGCGAAAATCGGCAGGCGTGCAGCAAGGGCTGAAAAACAGCGGCAAGCGGCGCAAACCGCAGAGTCTACTGTTTCTAAAACGGCAACGATGCAGAAAATTATTGGACTTAAAACAACACGGATAACGGCTGAAAAAGAGCTTGAAGAAGCCAAAAAAATACAAACAGATTATCACGAAAACTTACAAGGGATTGCGGATGAAGTTCATCCTTTTTCACTCAATGATAGTCGTAGAAACGATGCGGAACAGGTTGAGAAGTTGCTAGAGTTAAGAGCGCGAGCCTTTGAAAAAATAGCGGAAAAACAAGGGATTAACGATCATAAAGGCGTGATGAAAAAGTTTCGTAATCAAATAAAACCGTTAGCGGTATCCATCAGTTTTTGGTGGCTTTGGGTACGCGAAACCTTGCAAAATTTGGGGCTTGATGCGGATACCGAATATTGGTTGACCACAACATTATTACCCGTTGTTTATTGGCATCAGAAAATGGAACAAACTAAAAGCCGCAGGTCAAAGGAAAACTATCGAAAAGCTTGGGAAACCGCGTCTGATAAGCTCAAATCAGACCCATTTAGTGCAAAGTTATCAATCAGTGAAATGCAGCGATGGCTAACATTGGCGGAGCATATGGCAAGGCAGTTTCAACGCAGTTCATCTGCGGTGGAAGGGCGAAATGGCTGTTTATCGCAAATGTATCGCAATGGGCGAGGTTTGAATAAAAAGCGATTAAACGCGTTGACGGTCATTCATAACTACGGAATCAAACGTGAGGATGGCACAACCGCCGCCATGCGTTTATTTGATACCGAGTTTCCAGACTTGTTTTCATGGCTACTGAATGAAATGGGCGAGTTACCGCTTCCTAGAAATAGTCGAAAGCGTGTGTTTTCTAACCCTTTGAAATTGCTGGATGTCCCGTCTTAA
- a CDS encoding Hpt domain-containing protein has protein sequence MISGYPSVENNTTIEVLAVSVLDELKLSLGIERFNSIISITLIEIEKRIETLYQLIKEDDRSLLKITAHGLKGESATLGALFLSDACKKMELMAENGDAWLPT, from the coding sequence TTGATAAGTGGTTACCCCAGTGTAGAAAATAATACGACAATCGAAGTTTTAGCTGTTTCTGTACTGGATGAGTTGAAATTGTCGTTGGGTATTGAACGTTTTAATTCTATTATATCCATAACACTCATAGAAATAGAAAAAAGGATAGAAACTCTTTATCAACTTATTAAAGAGGATGATCGTTCGTTATTAAAAATAACGGCTCATGGACTGAAGGGAGAATCAGCAACCCTCGGGGCTTTATTTTTATCAGACGCGTGTAAAAAAATGGAATTGATGGCCGAAAACGGTGACGCATGGCTACCAACTTAA